The Podospora pseudocomata strain CBS 415.72m chromosome 1 map unlocalized CBS415.72m_1, whole genome shotgun sequence genome has a segment encoding these proteins:
- a CDS encoding uncharacterized protein (COG:I; EggNog:ENOG503NV94) gives MLSPPTASLPRLFLPRQTLFKILLALLPSFLSDRLFPDHKPTYRVHPTSYLDGLRGIASIIVFFCHYTENNFSALTPSHGLNVDRPSSFIQLPYFRIIFSGRPMVHIFFVISGFALSYKPIKALHARDLDKCYTALASSTFRRAFRLFGPCVVSTFMVLCLRQTGYLGPAQETLMEEVWKWKGAVFHQITWGWDWDRDLKPAYDIHLWTIPIEFAHSMLLFMVVLMLSRVKLHVRMGSVLGLMGYCLMCGKWAGFEFLAGLFLAEVFVLKQEGKKQKEWEGEREGTKEGGMVMGPGMLVKGLQVVMILVGLFIGGWPNRSADKTPGISWFLERTPLPFAEMDHLAPQKFWFGLSAVCTVWAVGELDFLRRFFEGGLAQYCGRISYAIYIMHGPVMDTIQASILGHVDIPARGKPGDANFKEALPAAGVKGFFGVKTPTQITLSWFFGMWMIGPFVFWAADVFWRVVDNRIVDWGKRLENWCLDEDTGPSPRSQGYSVAA, from the coding sequence ATGTTATCACCGCCCACCGCCAGCCTCCCCAGGCTtttcctccctcgccaaaccCTCTTCAaaatcctcctcgccctcctcccctcattCCTCTCGGACCGCCTCTTCCCCGATCATAAACCAACTTACCGCGTCCATCCAACCTCGTACCTCGACGGCCTCCGCGGCATCGCCtccatcatcgtcttcttctgccactACACCGAAAACAACTTTTCGGCCCTGACGCCCTCCCACGGCCTCAACGTCGACCGCCCCTCGTCTTTTATTCAACTACCCTACTTCCGCATCATCTTCTCCGGCAGACCAATGGTGCACATCTTTTTTGTCATTTCCGGCTTTGCCCTGTCGTACAAGCCCATCAAGGCTCTACACGCCCGAGACCTGGACAAATGCTACACTGCCCTTGCGTCGTCCACGTTCCGTCGAGCGTTCAGGTTGTTTGGACCGTGCGTGGTGTCGACGTTTATGGTGCTTTGTCTCCGGCAGACGGGGTATCTGGGTCCGGCGCAGGAGAcgctgatggaggaggtgtggaagtggaagggggCGGTGTTTCACCAGATTACTTGGGGGTGGGACTGGGATAGGGATTTGAAGCCGGCGTATGATATCCACTTGTGGACGATACCGATTGAGTTTGCGCATTCGATGTTGTTGTTTATGGTTGTGCTGATGCTCAGTCGGGTGAAGCTGCatgtgaggatggggagtgtgttggggttgatggggtaCTGTTTGATGTGTGGGAAGTGGGCCGGGTTCGAGTTTTTGGCGGGTTTGTTTTTGGCTGAGGTTTTCGTGCTGAAgcaggaggggaagaagcaaaaggagtgggagggggagagggaggggaccaaagaaggggggatggtgatggggccgggcatgttggtgaaggggttgcaggtggtgatgatacTGGTGGGGTTGTTCATTGGGGGTTGGCCGAATAGGAGTGCGGATAAGACGCCGGGGATTAGCTGGTTTCTGGAGAGGACGCCGTTGCCGTTTGCGGAGATGGATCATTTGGCGCCGCAGAAGTTTTGGTTTGGGCTGAGCGCGGTGTGTACGGtgtgggcggtgggggagctggaTTTTCTGAGGAGGTTCTTTGAGGGGGGACTGGCGCAGTATTGTGGGAGGATCAGTTATGCGATTTATATCATGCATGGACCGGTGATGGATACCATCCAGGCGTCGATTCTGGGGCATGTTGATATCCCTGCGAGGGGGAAGCCAGGGGATGCGAATTTTAAGGAGGCGCTTCCTGCTGCGGGTGTAAAGGGGTTTTTCGGGGTGAAGACGCCAACTCAGATCACGTTGAGCTGGTTCTTTGGGATGTGGATGATTGGGCCGTTTGTGTTTTGGGCGGCGGATGTGttttggagggtggtggacaacCGGATTGTGGActgggggaagaggttggagaacTGGTGTCTGGATGAGGACACTGGGCCTAGCCCGAGGTCCCAGGGGTATTCTGTTGCTGCGTGA
- a CDS encoding uncharacterized protein (EggNog:ENOG503P5JR; COG:S): MNASCQCGSIRFKTPLPKPLALYICHCIACQRQTSSAFGVSAIFPRFSLPANLIQPPPSSPTPSSVSSSGSPPAGCEGSGNNLLSVYSRATTNGQTLYCYFCKRCGTRLVHDSPNKNVVSVKGGCLEGLDWKSAIHIWTKSAMVPIPEGVESHKEDCKDPEEYGVCQEELDQPPGGSL; the protein is encoded by the exons ATGAACGCCTCCTGCCAATGCGGCTCCATCCGCttcaaaacccccctccccaaacccctaGCCTTGTATATCTGCCACTG CATAGCCTGCCAAAGacaaacctcctccgcatTTGGCGTTTCGGCCATCTTCCCCcgcttctccctccccgccaacctcatccaaccaccgccctcctcaccaacaccatcctcggTCTCGTCATCAGGGAGTCCGCCAGCTGGATGTGAAGGGAGCGGGAATAACCTGCTATCAGTCTACTCACGCGCAACAACCAACGGGCAGACGCTGTACTGCTATTTTTGCAAGAGGTGCGGGACGAGGTTGGTGCATGATAGTCCT AACAAAAACGTCGTCAGCGTCAAGGGGGGTTGCCTAGAGGGGTTGGATTGGAAGAGCGCGATTCACATTTG GACAAAATCAGCCATGGTGCCAATTCCAGAAGGCGTGGAATCCCACAAGGAGGACTGCAAGGACCCGGAAGAGTATGGTGTTTGTCAGGAGGAGTTGGATCAGCCGCCGGGGGGGAGTTTGTGA
- the chk1 gene encoding Chk1 protein kinase (COG:D; EggNog:ENOG503NVJC): protein MSQLDPLPNDLPFRIISKTIGRGAYASIKKAIPLDAPTPVFAVKLIHKGYAVKHGRISAKQIAMEVSLHSHIGQHPNIIEWFATGEDAVWRWIAMEFAEGGDLFDKIEADVGVQEDIAHLYFLQLIAGVSFMHSKGVAHRDLKPENILLSDTGNLKIADFGMSTMFEYKGVRKQTATMCGSPPYIAPEVLQCARPDKRSPDQQKYSADLVDIWSCGVILFVLLVGNTPWDEPTTGSWEFQEYVRTHGRSTDQLWQRIPPNTLSLLRGMMNIEPQRRFSFAQIRQHPWYTRHNPLLAADGKVSDPLALATKMLAALRIDLSAEPTPSQRASQPEAMDLDSQPSSSWTTKLPATQPETPITDAAFDWERPTLRTLGTHAIISSTQPLAPRDAASILPPPSSRHPNRNLALAALSALSDDPSMSQFSQIPGIPLSLTQHARQFRDIIPSYSLTRFFSHMPPVLLVQMLSDALHQLNVPQPAQIGGSVNPESDHVATLKVKTVDGRNQSLHGEVLVDKYRLMTSMSDEEGQEVVLHEVRFVKVKGDPLEWRRFFKKVALLCKEGVWSGDGGSSQ from the exons ATG TCACAATTAGATCCGCTTCCAAACGATTTGCCCTTCCGCATCATCTCCAAGACGATAGGAAGGGGCGCATATGCATC CATCAAAAAGGCGATTCCTCTGGATGCACCAACACCAGTCTTTGCTGTCAAGCTGATCCACAAGGGTTACGCTGTCAAGCATGGGCGGATATCAGCCAAGCAAATCGCCATGGAGGTGTCATTGCACTCTCACATCGGCCAGcaccccaacatcatcgaGTGGTTCGCTACTGGCGAAGATGCCGTCTGGAGATGGATCGCCATGGAGTttgccgaaggaggtgatcTTTTTGACAAGATCGAGGCGGACGTCGGCGTTCAGGAAGACATTGCGCATCTGTACTTCTTGCAACTAATCGCTGGTGTCAGCTTCATGCACTCCAAGGGGGTAGCTCACCGGGACCTCAAACCCGAGAACATTCTTTTGTCAGACACAGGCAACCTCAAGATTGCCGACTTTGGCATGTCGACCATGTTTGAGTACAAGGGAGTACGGAAGCAGACGGCCACCATGTGCGGTAGCCCCCCATACATCGCCCCTGAGGTACTGCAGTGTGCCAGACCAGATAAGAGGTCGCCTGACCAGCAGAAATATTCGGCGGATCTGGTCGACATCTGGTCTTGTGGCGTCATTTTGTTTGTGCTTTTGGTGGGCAACACACCATGGGACGAGCCAACAACTGGAAGTTGGGAGTTTCAGGAGTACGTACGGACGCATGGGCGGAGTACAGATCAGCTATGGCAGAGGATTCCCCCCAACACATTATCCCTCCTCCGAGGCATGATGAACATTGAACCTCAAAGACGATTTAGCTTTGCTCAAATTCGCCAGCACCCATGGTACACCCgtcacaaccccctcctcgccgccgacggCAAGGTGTCAGatcctctggctctggcCACCAAAATGCTGGCCGCCCTACGCATTGATCTCAGCGCAGagccaaccccctcccagcgTGCTTCCCAACCAGAAGCAATGGACCTCGATTCGCAGCCCTCCAGCTCGTGGACTACCAAACTCCCAGCCACCCAACCCGAAACTCCCATCACAGATGCAGCCTTCGATTGGGAACGGCCAACTCTCCGAACACTGGGTACTCacgccatcatctcctcgaCGCAGCCGTTGGCTCCCCGCGATGCTGCTTCCATCCTTCCTCCGCCATCAAGCCGGCATCCCAACCGAAACCTGGCCCTGGCCGCCCTCTCCGCTCTGTCGGATGACCCGTCCATGAGCCAGTTCTCGCAGATCCCAGGCATCCCATTGTCCTTGACCCAGCACGCCCGCCAGTTCAGGGACATCATCCCCTCATACTCGCTGACAAGGTTCTTCTCGCACATGCCGCCGGTGCTGCTCGTGCAGATGCTCAGCGACGCGCTTCACCAACTCAACGTGCCGCAACCGGCTCAAATCGGTGGTAGTGTCAACCCGGAGTCGGACCACGTGGCGACGCTAAAGGTGAAGACGGTGGACGGGAGAAACCAGAGCCTGCACGGGGAGGTGCTGGTGGACAAGTACAGGCTGATGACGAGCATGTCTGACGAGGAgggccaggaggtggtgctgcaCGAGGTTAGGTTTGTCAAGGTGAAGGGTGACCCGCTAGAGTGGCGGAGGTTTTTCAAGAAGGTGGCGCTGCTGTGCAaggagggggtttggagtggggatggggggagttCACAGTAA
- the UBC11 gene encoding Ubiquitin-conjugating enzyme E2 11 (EggNog:ENOG503P359; COG:O), with product MSYMDDTQNSAPGSLPASKAATGAATSKKVNENATKRLQNELMQMMTSPAPGISAFPSADGNLLFWRATIEGPEDTPYAGLNLKLSFEFPANYPYTPPTVLFITPIYHPNVDFSGRICLDILKDKWTPAYNTQTVLLSLQSLLGEPNNASPLNGEAAELWDKDPALFKTKVMDRHKDIEED from the exons ATGTCTTACATGGATGACACCCAGAACTCGGCCCCTGGAAGCCTCCCAGCCAGCAAGGCCGCCACCGGTGCTGCTACAAGCAAGAAGGTCAACGAGAATGCGACGAAGAG ACTGCAGAACGAGCTTATGCAAATGATGACCTCACCTGCCCCTGGCATCTCCGCGTTCCCCTCGGCCGACGGCAACCTGCTGTTCTGGCGCGCTACCATTGAAGGTCCCGAAGACACACCATATGCTggcctcaacctcaagctcAGCTTCGAGTTCCCTGCCAACTATCCATACACGCCACCCACCGTACTTTTTATCACCCCCATTTACCACCCCAACGTCGACTTCTCTGGCCGCATCTGCCTCGACATTCTCAAGGACAAGTGGACGCCTGCTTACAACACTCAAACGGTGTTGCTGAGCTTGCAGTCTCTCTTGGGCGAACCAAACAA CGCTTCCCCCCTCAACGGCGAGGCTGCCGAACTCTGGGACAAGGACCCAGCTCTTTTTAAGACCAAGGTCATGGACCGTCATAAGGATATTGAGGAGGACTGA
- the RPL31B gene encoding 60S ribosomal protein L31B (BUSCO:EOG09265EOF; EggNog:ENOG503P4B8; COG:J): MSSTKPSGKTQRSAIADVVAREYTIHLHKRLHGVTFKKRAPKAIKEIKEFAYKAMGTTDVRLDPQLNKKVWEQGVKGVPYRLRVRISRKRNDEEGAKEKLYSYVQAVNVTNPKGLHTVVVEE, encoded by the exons ATGTCGTCCACCAAGCCCTCCGGAAAGACCCAGCGTTCGGCCATCGCCGACGTTGTGGCTCGCGAGtacaccatccacctccacaagCGC CTCCACGGCGTGACCTTCAAGAAGCGGGCTCCCAAGGCgatcaaggagatcaaggagttTGCCTACAAGGCCATG GGCACCACCGATGTCCGCCTCGACCCCCAGCTGAACAAGAAGGTCTGGGAGCAGGGTGTCAAGGGCGTTCCTTACAGACTCCGCGTCCGCATCTCCCGGAAACGTAACGACGAGGAGGGCGCCAAGGAGAAGCTTTACAGCTACGTCCAGGCCGTCAACGTCACGAACCCCAAGGGCCTCCACACCGTCGTTGTTGAGGAGTAA
- the RAX1 gene encoding Bud site selection protein, Revert to axial protein 1 (EggNog:ENOG503NTZZ; COG:S) has protein sequence MNDPMASTPSPVPDLNRNRLPTLFEVLSRRTLPPVDLFSFYIYMRDQQRSVDYLDFWLDVAQHMSLCRHYVRELRRSVLVGTPDLDKTSKRSSAILEGLGDLNHSAAGPSMYATEKERDQDAQMSMFLREDRNPHDSPHSSNGRRARASTNLSSTPREPNTDSNSPAHTVARQDIRASAEKILYTFLLPGAEREIMLPGSITQDVTTAIEEFGRDDPEVFDVAKDYVFQAMERDAFPGFLRMKALGNLIPPTLIMRLIFGLVSMFGGFWAAFILIFLNKDRMTRCWLILPFTLGVYFLASYQYSLDPVLALLGFSEYTPFNFSRIREPYVRKLLARRAIMVLAVTLLVDAALCVLFILVPGKRL, from the exons ATGAACGACCCGATggcatcaacaccctcaccggTGCCCGATTTGAATCGGAACCGATTACCTACCCTCTTCGAAGTCTTGAGTCGACGGACATTGCCCCCTGTCGATTTGTTCTCCTTTTATATTTATATGCGGGACCAGCAGCGCTCTGTCGACTATCTTGATTTCTG GCTTGATGTCGCCCAGCACATGTCCTTGTGCCGCCACTATGTTCGGGAGCTGCGCCGATCAGTTTTGGTAGGTACCCCAGATTTGGACAAGACGTCCAAACGATCTTCGGCCATCTTGGAAGGCCTAGGTGACCTAAACCACTCGGCCGCTGGGCCGTCCATGTACGCGACGGAGAAGGAAAGAGATCAGGATGCTCAGATGTCAATGTTTTTGCGGGAAGATAGGAACCCCCACGATTCACCACACAGCAGCAATGGGAGACGCGCTCGGGCAAGCACCAACCTTAGCAGCACCCCTCGCGAACCTAATACCGACTCAAACTCTCCGGCCCACACAGTTGCCCGGCAAGATATCAGAGCTTCCGCCGAGAAGATCCTCTACactttccttcttcccggTGCGGAACGCGAGATAATGCTCCCGGGTTCAATTACCCAGGATGTAACGACAGCGATCGAAGAGTTCGGGCGAGATGACCCAGAGGTTTTCGATGTGGCCAAGGACTACGTTTTCCAAGCGATGGAGCGAGATGCGTTCCCCGGCTTTCTTAGAATGAAGGCCCTTGGAAATCTTATCCCACCCACACTGATCATGAGGCTCATCTTTGGCTTGGTCTCCATGTTTGGCGGTTTCTGGGCTGCGTTCATTTTGATATTCCTCAATAAGGACCGAATGACTCGCTGTTGG ctcatcctccccttcacaCTAGGCGTGTACTTTCTCGCCTCCTACCAATACTCACTCGACCCAGTCCTTGCCCTTCTCGGGTTCAGCGAGTacacccccttcaacttTTCCAGAATACGAGAACCATATGTCCGAAAGCTCCTCGCCCGACGAGCCATCATGGTACTCGCCGTGACATTGCTCGTCGATGCCGCGTTATGTGTGCTGTTCATCCTGGTGCCCGGCAAACGACTCTGA
- a CDS encoding uncharacterized protein (EggNog:ENOG503P3X6; COG:O; COG:T), with amino-acid sequence MEQAKALNALEPFLALTKSATSPRAAADLISRATSAPNTYIFTELLQTPQIQALASNPELAPHLTLLQIFSYGTYETYKSTAGLPELNDAQRLKLRQLSLLTLANQNNGHGTEPALSYSSLQRALDLPTRQSLEELVISSIYADLIKGQLKPKASLVQINSVAPLRDVAPTAIGGLLSSLQAWADRCDSTLSSLSAQMDQLRADADRRAAQEAAWQETTENLLEQETGNKNDKGKKGFYPSFSSSPRYTSGYGRGNLGNRQQHKKQKSLHDSQQPHGYPAAGGGGGAGGVFNWNPRNNYYHSQAAPQYAAQDASTTAYGNYNPHNVQTFSSHHHHPNNSLKRMLTDDSDGSSTLPSAPQREDQAGPGQPDLGGGFPAGGARYSPAGVQLSGGGSGDVSMTDTEEWEMIAQAVENSLNDMAARDGAGQ; translated from the exons ATGGAACAGGCAAAAGCTCTCAATGCCCTCGAG CCCTTCTTGGCACTCACCAAGTCGGCCACCTCCCCGCGCGCTGCCGCCGACCTCATCTCCCGCGCGACTTCGGCCCCGAATACATACATCTTCACCGAGTTGTTACAGACTCCTCAGATCCAAGCTCTTGCTTCGAATCCAGAGCTTGCCCCACACCTCACACTCCTCCAGATCTTTAGTTATGGCACCTACGAAACATACAAGTCCACCGCAGGTCTTCCCGAGTTGAACGATGCCCAGAGACTGAAGCTCCGTCAGCTGTCTCTTCTGACACTCGCCAACCAAAACAACGGCCATGGGACCGAGCCGGCCTTGAGCTACTCGTCCCTCCAAAGAGCTCTCGACCTGCCCACCCGGCAATCTCTGGAGGAGCTTGTGATCAGCTCCATCTACGCCGACCTCATCAAAGGCCAGCTCAAGCCCAAGGCTTCCCTCGTCCAGATCAACAGCGTTGCTCCTCTCCGAGATGTCGCCCCCACCGCCATTGGCGGGctcctctccagcctccAAGCCTGGGCTGATCGTTGCGATTCCACCCTGAGCTCCCTCTCGGCACAAATGGACCAGCTCCGCGCCGACGCCGACCGCCGTGCCGCGCAAGAAGCGGCCTGGCAAGAGACAACAGAGAATCTCCTGGAACAGGAGACTGGAAACAAGAATGACAAGGGCAAAAAAGGTTTCtacccctccttctcctcatcaccccgATACACATCTGGATATGGTCGCGGAAACCTCGGCAACAGGCAGCAgcacaagaaacaaaagtctCTCCATGACTCTCAACAGCCACATGGCTATCCGGCtgctggaggcggtggtggcgctgGAGGAGTTTTCAACTGGAACCCCAGGAACAACTACTACCACTCTCAAGCTGCCCCCCAGTACGCCGCCCAGGACGCTTCTACTACTGCCTACGGCAATTACAACCCGCACAACGTCCAGACAttttcttctcatcatcatcatccaaacaACTCTCTGAAGAGAATGCTGACTGATGACTCGGACGGCAGCAGCACACTTCCTTCGGCACCACAACGAGAAGATCAAGCGGGGCCAGGGCAACCAGATCTCGGCGGCGGATTCCCTGCAGGAGGCGCTCGATATTCACCGGCCGGGGTACAGCTGAGCGGAGGAGGTTCGGGCGACGTGTCGATGACGGATAcggaggagtgggagatgATTGCTCAGGCGGTGGAGAACTCGTTGAATGATATGGCGGCGAGAGATGGGGCTGGTCAGTAG
- the CCC2 gene encoding Cu(2+)-transporting P-type ATPase (EggNog:ENOG503NYTM; BUSCO:EOG092609YT; COG:P) — MAPPQSQSLSAPPAHMATTTLKVEGMTCGACTSAVEAGFKGVDGVGNVSVSLVMERAVVMHDPQRISAEQIREIIEDRGFDAEVLSTDLPSPVAPRNSFGVFPTDDGPAMMVTTVKIEGMTCGACTSAIEGGFKDVSGVKHFSISLLSERAVIEHDPALLAAEAICGIIEDRGFDAEVLESTEKQQEADALVDSGKTSSTAATTTVAIEGMTCGACTSAVEEGFKNLDGILRFNISLLAERAVITHDPIKIPADKIAEIIEDRGFDAKILSTVFESSDSSSGGSSTAQLKIYGNLDAAAAQGLEEKLLALPGVSSAKLAPSSSRLTVVHKPNVTGLRVIVEAVENTGFNALVADNDDNNAQLESLAKTKEINEWRRDFRISLSFAIPVFIISMILPMCGPLDFGSIRLIPGLYLGDVICLGLTVPVQFGIGKRFYKSAYKSMKHGSPTMDVLVVLGTSCAFFFSVMAMLVSILMPPHTRPATIYDTSTMLITFITLGRFLENRAKGQTSKALSRLMSLAPSMATIYADPIAAEKAAEGWNKETSAGDANQPLDGSAAEEKVIPTELIQVGDIVILRPGDKIPADGTLVRGETYVDESMVTGEAMPVQKTKGSNVIGGTVNGHGRVDIRVTRAGRDTQLSQIVKLVQDAQTSRAPIQRLADLLAGYFVPSILFLGLMTFLVWMILSHVLSHPPQIFLEEASGGKIMVCVKLCISVIVFACPCALGLATPTAVMVGTGIGAENGILVKGGAALETTTKITQVVLDKTGTLTYGKMSVAKTTIVSAWENNQSLRRLWWTIVGLAEMGSEHPVGKAVLGACRTELGLGPEGTIEGSVGDFTAAVGKGISALVEPAVGGERKRYQVLVGNVKFLRENNVDVPESAVEASEKINTAANSSSSSSPSSPAPVRKAQAGTTNIFISINGSYSGHLCLSDTIKENAAAAIAVLHRMGVKTAMVTGDQRPTALAVAAAVGIPPADVYAGVSPDQKQEIIRQIQDSGEVVAMVGDGINDSPALATADVGIAMASGTDVAMEAADVVLMRPNDLMDIPAALHLARTIFRRIKMNLLWACMYNAVGLPFAMGLFLPLGWHLHPMAAGAAMAGSSVSVVVSSLFLKFWKRPRWMEEGGLKPKGVVERMGDGIVSGMEGLLGVFMGRKGARGEGYVPLDDLENGGR; from the exons ATGGCCCCTCCTCAATCACAGTCGCTATCAGCGCCCCCCGCGCACATGGCTACTACGACACTGAAGGTTGAGGGCATGAC CTGTGGCGCATGCACCTCAGCCGTTGAAGCGGGCTTCAAAGGTGTCGATGGAGTAGGAAATGTGTCGGTCAGTCTGGTCATGGAAAGAGCGGTGGTTATGCACGACCCCCAAAGAATATCCGCCGAACAGATACGAGAAATCATCGAAGACCGAGGATTCGACGCCGAAGTACTATCTACAGACCTCCCGTCGCCGGTTGCGCCGCGCAACTCGTTTGGCGTATTTCCTACGGACGATGGCCCGGCTATGATGGTCACAACGGTCAAGATCGAAGGGATGACGTGCGGCGCTTGTACATCTGCGATCGAAGGCGGGTTCAAGGACGTCTCCGGGGTAAAACACTTTAGCATCTCGTTGCTGTCAGAAAGGGCAGTGATTGAACATGACCCGGCGCTTTTGGCTGCTGAGGCGATTTGCGGGATCATTGAGGACAGGGGGTTCGATGCCGAGGTGTTGGAAAGTACGGAAAAGCAACAAGAGGCGGATGCGCTGGTGGACTCGGgcaaaacatcatcaacagccgCCACCACGACGGTTGCGATCGAGGGCATGACTTGCGGAGCGTGTACCTCGGCCGTGGAGGAAGGGTTCAAAAATCTGGACGGAATTCTGCGCTTCAACATCAGTCTGCTTGCGGAACGGGCAGTGATCACCCACGACCCAATAAAAATTCCAGCGGACAAGATCGCCGAGATCATTGAAGACAGGGGGTTTGACGCCAAGATTCTGTCAACGGTTTTCGAGTCTTCGGATTCATCAAGTGGAGGCTCATCAACCGCCCAGCTCAAAATTTATGGGAACTTGGACGCTGCGGCTGCTCAGGGGCTTGAGGAGAAGCTGTTGGCGCTGCCTGGCGTCAGCAGCGCAAAGCTTGCTCCGAGTTCATCTAGACTAACGGTTGTGCATAAGCCAAACGTCACAGGCTTGCGCGTGATCGTGGAAGCTGTCGAAAACACGGGTTTCAACGCCCTGGTAGctgacaacgacgacaacaatGCACAGCTGGAATCACtcgccaagaccaaggagaTCAACGAGTGGAGGCGCGATTTTAGGATCTCTCTATCGTTTGCAATACCAGTGttcatcatcagcatgatTCTACCCATGTGTGGGCCCCTGGACTTTGGGTCTATCAGACTCATCCCGGGTCTCTATCTCGGCGACGTCATCTGCCTGGGTCTCACGGTGCCTGTTCAGTTTGGCATCGGCAAGCGATTCTACAAGTCAGCGTACAAGTCTATGAAGCATGGCTCACCCACTATGGACGTGTTGGTCGTTCTGGGTACATCctgcgccttcttctttAGTGTCATGGCCATGTTGGTTTCGATCCTCATGCCTCCACACACTAGGCCAGCCACCATCTACGACACCAGTACCATGCTTATCACTTTCATCACACTTGGTCGCTTCCTGGAGAACCGCGCAAAGGGTCAGACTTCCAAGGCTCTGTCCCGGCTGATGTCGCTGGCCCCATCTATGGCTACCATTTACGCTGACCCCATCGCTGCGGAAAAGGCTGCTGAAGGGTGGAACAAGGAAACATCTGCTGGTGACGCAAACCAGCCCCTGGATGGTTCTGCCGCTGAAGAAAAGGTCATTCCTACTGAGCTTATTCAAGTGGGAGACATTGTCATTCTCCGACCTGGTGACAAGATCCCCGCAGACGGTACCCTGGTCAGGGGTGAGACCTATGTTGACGAAAGCATGGTCACCGGCGAGGCGATGCCTGTGCAAAAGACCAAGGGCAGCAACGTGATCGGTGGAACCGTCAACGGCCATGGGCGTGTCGATATTCGCGTCACCAGGGCCGGCCGTGACACCCAGCTCAGTCAAATCGTCAAGCTTGTCCAGGACGCGCAGACCAGCCGCGCTCCTATCCAGCGTTTGGCTGATCTCCTTGCTGGTTACTTTGTTCCTAGCATTCTGTTCCTTGGTCTCATGACGTTCCTCGTCTGGATGATCCTCAGTCATGTCTTGTCCCACCCGCCTCAAATCTTCCTGGAGGAGGCCAGCGGCGGCAAAATCATGGTCTGTGTCAAGCTCTGCATCTCGGTTATCGTCTTTGCCTGCCCTTGCGCCCTCGGCCTTGCCACTCCCACCGCCGTCATGGTCGGAACCGGCATTGGCGCTGAGAATGGCATTCTCGTTAAGGGCGGCGCGGCTctcgagaccaccaccaagattACCCAGGTTGTTCTTGACAAGACGGGTACCCTTACCTACGGCAAGATGAGCGTGGCCAAGACGACCATCGTCTCCGCATGGGAAAACAATCAATCCCTCCGCCGTCTCTGGTGGACCATTGTTGGTCTTGCCGAGATGGGCTCCGAGCACCCAGTAGGCAAAGCCGTCTTGGGCGCCTGCCGCACCGAACTCGGTCTCGGACCCGAGGGCACAATCGAGGGCAGCGTCGGCGACTTCACAGCAGCTGTTGGGAAGGGCATCAGCGCGCTCGTCGAGCCGGCCGTCGGTGGAGAAAGAAAACGGTATCAAGTCCTCGTGGGCAACGTGAAGTTCTTGAGAGAAAACAACGTTGATGTCCCCGAGTCGGCTGTTGAAGCCTCGGAGAAGATCAACACCGCAgccaactcttcctcctcttcctccccttcctcacccgCCCCCGTCCGTAAAGCTCAAGCAGGCACAACCaacatcttcatctccatcaacGGCTCCTACTCTGGCCACTTGTGCCTTTCCGACACCATCAAGGAaaacgccgccgccgccatcgcagTCCTCCACCGCATGGGTGTCAAAACCGCCATGGTAACCGGCGACCAGCGCCCCACCGCCCTTGCTGTCGCAGCCGCGGTTGGGATCCCCCCCGCGGACGTCTACGCTGGCGTGTCGCCCGATCAGAAGCAAGAAATCATCAGACAGATTCAGGATTCAGGGGAGGTGGTCGCCATGGTGGGAGACGGCATCAACGACTCACCTGCTCTTGCCACGGCGGACGTCGGCATCGCCATGGCTTCTGGTACGGACGTGGCGATGGAAGCGGCCGATGTGGTCCTCATGCGGCCCAACGACCTGATGGACATCCCTGCTGCTTTGCACCTTGCGAGAACGATCTTTAGGAGGATCAAGATGAATTTGTTGTGGGCGTGCATGTACAATGCTGTTGGGTTGCCGTTTGCgatggggttgtttttgccGCTGGGGTGGCATCTGCACCCTATGGCTGCgggggcggcgatggcggggAGTAGTGTTAGTGTGGTGGTTAGTTCGCTGTTTTTGAAGTTTTGGAAGCGGCCGaggtggatggaggagggtgggctCAAGCCGAAGGGGGTagtggagaggatgggtGATGGGATTGTGagtgggatggaggggttgttgggggttttcatggggaggaagggggctagaggggaggggtatgTGCCGTTGGATGATTTGGAGAATGGGGGGCGGTAG